One Agrobacterium vitis genomic window, GCATCACGTAGTTGTCGGCGACGCGAATGGTGCGGACAAAGCAGTCCAAAAGCACTTTTCAGACGCAGCCTATGAAAAGGTGACCGTATCCTGCTCCGGCGACAAACCTCGCAATAATCTCGGTGAATGGCGAACGCAAAATATCACGCCGCCTAAGCACGTGAAGGGCTTCCAGTTTTATGCGGCGAAGGACCGCGAGATGGCCCGAGAGGCCGATTTCGGATTCATGATCTGGGACGGCAAGAGCCCTGGCACGGTCTTGAACGTCCTGCGCCTAATCAAGGCTGGGAAAAAAGCTGTCCTTTTGAACGTTCCTGAGAAGTCACCGGTAACATTTAAAACCGGAGAACAATGGAGCGCGTTTCTAGCCAAATGTAGCGCTGACCTCCGCGAAAATTTACGCGACCGCGCGACTTCTGACGAATGGGAAGTAGAGGAATCAAGCGCGCAAGCCGATCTGCTGGAAACGGTTCGAGACGTTGAGCCGGTGAAGGACTCCACCACCACAGGCCTTCCACCGGTCGGGGATCCAGCTGCCAATGTGAATGCTGCCCTGGCCTCTGGCGACCCCTCCTCATTTATCGACGCGTTGGGCCATCTTGCCCGTGCGAAAAAGGGAGGAATGACGCAGATAGCGAAAGAAACAGGGTTAGCTAGAGAAAGCCTTTACAGGGCGCTCGGAAAAGATGGCAATCCGGAACTGGTGTCAATACTCAAGGTCATTTCCGCGCTGGGCCTCACGCTCGAAGCGAAGATGCAAACCAACCCGTAACCCCGAAAGAAACGTTGCGCGTCGGAGCGGTCGCCTAAATATCCAACACTTCCGGGGGTGACTTGAACGGATTGAGGATTCGAACACCACGCCCCGTAAAATCGGAGACGTTTCGCGTCACCACCACGAGCCCGTGGACGCGTGCGGTCGCGGCCAGTGCAACGTCCCATCGGTCCTTGTTCTTACTTCCGAGAAGGCGCGTCCATTCGGCGACAACCGGCCCGTCGATCGGAATGATGCGATCAGAGAACGATTTTTCGAGCATCTCGATGGCGTCAAGGATTCTCTGGGCACGTTCCGGTTCACGTTTCATCAAGGCTTCGGCTCCCCGACGCTTTTCGAATAGCGTCGCGACACTCAGCCGAAGATCCGTGTCATCGACCGTCGCGATCCATTGATGCACATTCTTGTGCCCGCCGTGCTTGAGTTCACGGAGAACATTTTCATCGAGCAGATAAAGCGTCACGGAATGGCCCTTGGTGCGACTTCACCAGGGTCACCGTCATCATCGAATGCACCAGCATCAGCCAAATCGGCCAAAGTGCTCTTCAGGCTCTTCGTTGGATAGGGACGCCCGCGCTTCGGGTAAGCCTTCGCATACTCGACTGCAGCTTCGACCTGATCCCGCGTAAGGGAAGGAAAATCTTTAAGGACCACATCGACACCCTCGGCGCGCGTCAAAGCGGCAATCAAGTGCGCCGAAATAGTCGTTCCACGAACAACCGCCTCACCCCGATCGCCCTTTCTCTCAATCCTGTCTCTGACGGCCTCAAGTCTCGCCATTCGGACTTTAAGATCGGTATCGATTTGCGCAAGATCCAGTTCAAGCCTACCGAGCTGGAGTTTGTGAGCATCATCGGGCAATTTGCGCAAGGCACCATAGAGCCGGCGCCGCCCTGCTGGCGTCAGGTCCTTGTCGAGTTCATCTGCAAGCCGCAGGAAGCGCAGTTCGGCCGGGCCAAGGAGCCTTTGAACCATGTTCCCCACCTTCTTTTGCCGGGCGTGAATGACACCTGTGTCAACCGCCTTGTTGAGCATCGCTGGGGTTCTGCCCAGGACATACCCTGCTTCGCTCAGCGTGAAATTCTGGATTTGGGACAAGCATGACTCCTTCATCAATCCATCCCAATATAGGGATGAATTAGACACTACGCAAGGCGCCAATCAGTCGTCATCCGCTCGACTAAGAACAATTTCTGCCGACTTATCTTGACGAGCCTCAGAGTGCCTCGTCCGGGAGTTAAGGTCGTATTTGTTGAAGACGGCACGGCAACCGTCACGAGCCCGAAAAGAAGCTTTACAATTTCAGACTCTGGTATCGACAGCATTGCGGAAAGCCCTTCTACGCCACCACCGTTTTGACTCGGCGTAGGTGTTGCGGTCATCGTCAGCGAGGAAAAACTACCAAGCGCAGCCCAGAAGCCTTTGCTCTCG contains:
- a CDS encoding DUF433 domain-containing protein → MSQIQNFTLSEAGYVLGRTPAMLNKAVDTGVIHARQKKVGNMVQRLLGPAELRFLRLADELDKDLTPAGRRRLYGALRKLPDDAHKLQLGRLELDLAQIDTDLKVRMARLEAVRDRIERKGDRGEAVVRGTTISAHLIAALTRAEGVDVVLKDFPSLTRDQVEAAVEYAKAYPKRGRPYPTKSLKSTLADLADAGAFDDDGDPGEVAPRAIP
- a CDS encoding addiction module antidote protein codes for the protein MNTVFIGGSRHISRLPAQAKERLNNIIENAHHVVVGDANGADKAVQKHFSDAAYEKVTVSCSGDKPRNNLGEWRTQNITPPKHVKGFQFYAAKDREMAREADFGFMIWDGKSPGTVLNVLRLIKAGKKAVLLNVPEKSPVTFKTGEQWSAFLAKCSADLRENLRDRATSDEWEVEESSAQADLLETVRDVEPVKDSTTTGLPPVGDPAANVNAALASGDPSSFIDALGHLARAKKGGMTQIAKETGLARESLYRALGKDGNPELVSILKVISALGLTLEAKMQTNP
- a CDS encoding type II toxin-antitoxin system VapC family toxin, whose translation is MTLYLLDENVLRELKHGGHKNVHQWIATVDDTDLRLSVATLFEKRRGAEALMKREPERAQRILDAIEMLEKSFSDRIIPIDGPVVAEWTRLLGSKNKDRWDVALAATARVHGLVVVTRNVSDFTGRGVRILNPFKSPPEVLDI